A part of Podarcis muralis chromosome 15, rPodMur119.hap1.1, whole genome shotgun sequence genomic DNA contains:
- the LOC144325675 gene encoding interleukin-1 family member 10-like, whose product MEPQKYEPHKVGPQKCEPYEVEAKRKKTWDQEMADLFTAFGPISGPLHPSSTENVHMKREPWLFRFWDINQNYFFLQNNILIAAPQNSNSSDELMVVLPNHSLEEKKRPIFIGLRDKSYTLFCVKSGEGQPQLKLEERKIHQLYEKNEEFKSFTFYSKTEGNGEKCSFQSAEFPDWFISTSPEPNQPVGLSKQDGSANTLFYFEIK is encoded by the exons ATGGAACCCCAGAAGTATGAGCCCCATAAGGTGGGACCCCAGAAATGTGAGCCGTACGAGGTGGAAGCCAAGAGGAAGAAAACTTGGGATCAGGAAATGGCAGATTTATTCACTGCATTTGGGCCAATATCAG GGCCTTTGCATCCCTCAAGTACAGAGAATGTGCACATGAAGAGGGAGCCCTGGTTGTTCAGATTTTGGGATATCAACCAGAATTACTTCTTCCTACAGAACAACATACTAATAGCAGCCCCACAAAATTCCAATTCATCAG ATGAGTTAATGGTTGTACTCCCAAACCACTCTCTAGAAGAAAAAAAGCGACCCATATTTATTGGCCTCAGAGATAAGAGCTACACCCTGTTCTGTGTGAAGTCTGGTGAAGGTCAACCTCAGCTAAAGTTAGAG GAGAGAAAAATTCATCAGCTTTATGAAAAAAATGAGGAATTCAAGAGCTTCACCTTCTACAGCAAAACTGAGGGCAATGGAGAGAAATGCTCTTTTCAGTCTGCAGAGTTCCCAGATTGGTTCATAAGCACTTCACCTGAGCCAAACCAACCTGTTGGTTTGAGTAAGCAAGATGGGTCTGCAAATactctgttttattttgaaataaaataa